GGAAAACTGGCAACCGGTGCAGGCGAAAGACGAGGAAGGACGGTTTATTCGTCAGACCTCGCCCTTTCGCAACTGGATCACGCCGGATGGGCAGCCGGGCCCCACCGGGGAGGGAGGTTTCAAGGCCGAACAAGGACGTTATCACCTGTACGTCGCCTACATCTGCCCCTGGGCATCGCGAGCCTTGATGGCTCGCGAGCTCAAAGGGCTCAAGGACGTGATCGGGGTGACCGTCGTCAACCCCCGGCTCACCGATCAGGGATGGCAGTTCGGTGGCTACCCCGGCGCGCAGGAGGATACCCTCAACGGTGCGCGCTACATGCATGAGCTGTACACCCGGGCGGATCCGGATATTTCGGGTCGCGCTACGGTGCCGGTACTGTGGGACAAACACACCGGCACCATCGTCAATAACGAGTCTGCGGATATTCTGCGAATGCTGAACACGGCTTTCGCAGAGATTGTGGATCAGGGGCCGAACCTTTACCCGGCGGCGTTGGCGGACGAAATCGACAGACTTAACGGCTATCTTTATACCAATCTGAACAACGGCGTGTACCAGGCCGGCTTTGCCTCGAGTCAGGCCGCCTACGATGAGGCCTACACCAGGGTGTTTGCTGCCCAGGACGAAATGGAGTCACAGCTGGCGGATGGACGTTGCTACCTGTTTGGTGATCAACTGACGGAGACCGATATACGTCTGTTCGTGACCCTGGTGCGTTTTGACGTCGCCTACCACGGCCTGTTCAAGTGTAACCGCAATACCCTTCGAGCCATGCCCCGGCTACACGCCTACATGCACCGGATACTGGCGCTTGAGGGCATTGCCAATACGGTCAACCTGGAACACATCAAGGCGGGGTATTACTCCATCAAGGCGCTGAACCCGACAGGTATTGTGCCGGCAGGGCCGGGTGAACTCTGAACAAAGGATCAACCGCCATGAAAAATGAAACCGATGTTCTGTTTATTTCCCATGGTGGCGGGCCAATGCCGCTGCTGGGAGATCCGGGCCACCGGGAGATGGTGGACCGGCTAACGGAGCTTGCCGCTACCCTGCGCAAGCCCTCAGCGATACTGCTGATCAGCGCTCACTGGGAGGAGGCGGTGCCGACAATCACCTCTGGCGCCAACCCTTCGCTTATCTACGATTACTATGGCTTTCCGCCGGAAGCCTACACTATAGATTATCCCTGCCCCGGCGAGCCGGGGTTGGCGCAGCAGGTATGCCGGGCGTTGAAACAGGCCGGATTCCGGGCGCGGCTTGATGATCAAAGGGGCTTCGATCACGGCCTGTTTGTGCCGCTCAAGCTGATGTATCCAGAGGCGGACATTCCGTGCGTTCAGCTGTCCCTGGTGGACAGTCTGGATGCCGGCACACACCTGGCGATTGGTCGTGCTTTGCAGGCGCTGGATTACGACAACCTTCTGGTGATCGGCTCCGGCTTCTCGTTCCATAACATGCGGGCCTTCTTTTCGGAACAGACGCCGGACATACAGGCCCGCAATCAGGCTTTCGAGGACTGGCTGGAACAGACCTGTGGCGATAACTCCCTGCAGGAGCCGGAGCGGGCCGAGCGCCTGGCTCATTGGGAGCGAGCGCCCCACGCCCGGTTCTGTCACCCGAGGGAAGAGCACCTTTTGCCATTACACGTATGCTATGGGCTGGCCAACAAGCCCAGTGATGAGCATATCTCAGCAAAGATCCTTGGCAAACAGTCGGGGATGTTTTATTGGCGGTGTTAACCTGCACAGTCAAGGATCAGAGCCAGTTTAGAACCCTAAGGAGAGGTTATGAGTGAATGTCTTAATGCCATTGTAAACGCCCGATTGCAGGGCCGCGAGGGTTTGTACCGGCTGGCTATCGCCGACGGCCGGTTCAGCGCGATTACCGCCCAGCATGCACCGGAAGAAGCCTCAGAAAATCAGTTGGACGCCGGCGGAAATCTGGTTGCTCCTCCTTTTGTGGAGCCGCACATCCACCTGGATGCGGCCATGACCGCCGGCGAGCCTCGCTGGAACCAGAGCGGTACTTTGTTTGAAGGGATTGAGTGCTGGTCTGAACGCAAAGCCAGCCTGACGCGCGACGACGTGATCGGCCGGGCCGAACAGACGTTGAAGCTGTTTGCCGATAACGGCATTCAGCATGTCCGCACCCACGTTGATGTGACAGACCCCAAGCTGACAGGGCTGAAGGCCATGTTGGAAGTGCGTGAGCGCATGGCTGAAACCGTTGATCTCCAGATTGTGGCATTTCCTCAGGAGGGCCTTTGGTCATTTCCGCAGGGCAAGGAGCTTATGGAGGAAGCGGTTCGTCTGGGGGCTGATGTCGTCGGTGGCATTCCCCATTTCGAATTCACCCGGGATTACGGTGTTGAGTCTGTCCAGTGGCTGGTGGCGTTGGCCCACAAGCACGACCTTCTGGTAGATGTGCATTGCGACGAAATTGATGATCCTGAATCCCGTTTCCTGGAAGTGCTCGCTGCCGAAGCGCTCAAGCTGGATTATGGCTCCCGGGTAACCGCCAGTCATACCTGTGCCATGGGCTCGTACAACGACCATTACTGCAGCCGGCTGTTCCGGTTGTTGAAGCAATCCGGTGTGCACTTTCTGTCGATGCCCACCGAAAGCCTGCACCTGCAGGGCCGATTCGACGGTTATCCGAAGCGTCGTGGCCTGACCCGGGTTCCGGAACTGCTGGAGGCAGGGCTGAAGGTAGCCTTCGGCCAGGATTCCATCCGCGATCCCTGGTACCCGCTGGGCAACGGCAACATGCTCCGTACCCTGGACGTTGGTCTGCACGCCTGCCACATGCTGGGTATGGGCTGGATTGACCGGTCTCTGGAGCTTATTACCGACAACGGTGCTGCGGCACTGGATCTGGAAGAATATGGTATTGAGGAAGGGCTGCCCGCACGCTGTGTGATACTTCAGGGGCGGTCGCCGTACGAGGTGCTGCTGGGGCAGTTGCCTGTTCTGGCGTCGGTACGTGATGGTCGGATTTTAGTGCAGCGGCAAGGTTGATGCCGTTTTCAATAGAAAACATCGAAATCCCAGTTTACCGATCGGGGTTTCTTTCCACGACATTCGAGTCTTGGTAACGGTCGCCAAGTCAGACTTGAGTCATGAAGATCGCGCTATACTAATAGCACACTCCTATAGCCCGGTGATGATTCCATGCGCGACATGGATCCCTTAGCGTATTGGCAGAAGCAAGGCCCAGAGTTTTTCCGGGAGCTTTCCAGCTTTGGTGCCATGCCCGACGCGGTTATAAAAAAGCTCTTGGAAGAGGGGCGTGTGCTTAGCCTGAGTCCCGGGGACTCGCTTTACTCTGTTGGCGATCGTAGCGAGGCGTTCTACATCGTGCTCAGCGGCAAAGTCGGTACCTGGATGCCCAGGAAAGATGGCGGCATGACTCTTGCGCGCTGTCACGAGCCGGGTGATGACATGGGGTTTGTCCCCATGATTGCGCTGGCAGACCGACCTGCCAGTACCAAGGCCGATGAAGTATCGGTTGTTCTGGAAATCAGTTTTGGTCTGTTCCTGGATTTACACCAGCAAGAACCGGATGCCTTTGGCCTGATGCTCCTGAACCTCGTTCGTGGTATGGCCAGATCCATCATTACTATGGCGACCGTGTTGGCGGAACAGGATGAGCAATTGCACCTGGTTTATTCGGAATCACAGAAGTCGGAATCTGAGTGAAGCTCAATTTGTTTGCCCAAGTTGAGGGCATACGTCAGCACATGTCGACCTTTCGATCAGTTAATATGCTCCCAAACAAAATTCACATAATGGAATTTCTGTAGATGTTGTCGATTCTCGACCCAAAATGGCATGTATTTATCAAAGTCTCTCAATTGGGAAGCCTAACCCGAGCCGCTCATGTGTTGGACGTCCCCCAGTCTATGGTAAGTCCACCGCGGGCGTGTCTATATTTTTGAGGAATACCGTTCCGTCCTGGGGTCTTCCACCGGACGCTCCGATCGGGGCGCTGCTAAACAAAAGCGAACATTCGCAACACTTCATATCCTTGGCGTTATCTACACCAGTTGAGCGCTTGGTCGCTTCTCAAGAACCCGGCAAACGATCAAATGGGCTAACTGTTCCAGCTCTTCGATCGCCAATAATGTGGGTGTAGATTTCAGTCGTCCGAATCTCGCTGTGGCCGAGGATTTCCTGAACCGTTCGGATATCACTTCCCGATCTCAGCAGCTCAGTGGCAAAAGCATGGCGAAAAGTATGCGCCGTCACCCGTTTGGTAATTCCGCTCGCTTGCACGGCCTGCCTTAATTGCCGCGCGTATGTTGAATGATGAAGGTGATGTCGGCAAACATAGCCTGCAATGGGGTGAACGCATCTTGTGGAGGATGGGAATAGATACTGCCAACCAAAGTCTTTCATGACCGGTCCGTACTTTTTGTGCAGAGAGGCTGGGACTGATGTTAGCCCGAATCCCTCAGCCAGGTCCGACTCATGTAGCGCTCGTGAATGGGCGATTTGCCGCTCCACGTTCTCTCTTACGTTGCCGGGGATGAGGGTATATCGATCTTTTCGGCCCTTACCGTTGAACACCAGCAGGTTCCGGCTTTTCAGGTCGATGTCTTTTATGCGAAGCGAGAGAGCTTCGCTGATCCTCAAACCACAGCCATAAAGAAGGGCAGTAATTAGCCAATACTCCGCATCCATATTCCCTAGAATAGAAGCGACTTCCTCTGGATTGAGAACCGTGGGCATGCGCCGGGGTGTTTTCGACATCTTGTAGTGCAGGTTTTCGATCTCCCTTTTCAGCACATTCTTGTAAAGGAAGATTATGGCGCAGAGTGCTTGGTTTTGGGTGGCGGGGCTGACCCCTCGATTTACGGCGAGATGATTCAGGAAACGCTCAATTTCGTGATTGCCCATCACCTCGGGGTGCTTCTTGTCATTGAACAGAATGAACTGGCGGACCCAGTAGAGATAGGTTTTCTCGGTTCGATAGCTGTACTGCCTCGTCCTGATTTCTGTACGAACCGATTGCAGAAACGGTGATTTTGACACAGTCGCCCCTCCTTGGCTGAAAGCTGTATATTTGTACAGTTATAATGGAAAAGCCTCGAAAATGCCAAAAATTCTGCGGCTTAATTTGCATGGCGCTGCGCTCTTTTCACAGAGCACCCTAGTAGCTTATTGATTTAGAAACGGAAATTTTTAGCCTTTTGGATTTAACTAGCAGAAACGTGCAACAATAACCCGCGTGCAAACTTTCCACAGAATCAGGAGAGGAAAAGCGCCTGAGAGCCGGATGGTAAGGGTTTGAAAAGGCGAGATTGTCCGGGCCGTGACTCAGTTTTGGACGGGGTGGTGGCATTGCGGTTTAATAAGAATTCAAACTAATAAGCTGTTAGCCGTATGAATAGAGTAATCGCCACACTTCTAGGAATAATATTTGCCATGACCGCGAATGCTGAAGAAGAAAAAGGAATAATTGGTCGCGTATACGAAGACGGATTGCCCGTAATCTACAAATTCGTCAATGAGCTTCCACAGGATAGCGTCAGATCTAACTTGTCATGGCTAACGGTCATATCCTGGAAATACGATGGCGAATCGAATAACGGGATGCCGTTAAACGATGAAAACCAAAGCATGATCGTACTAGAGGATGCCATCGAAGATCATATTGAAAAAGATCAGGTTCTTCGTCATGTATATAGCCGAACCGGCAACAATCTAAAAGAACTTGTTTACTACATACACGACCAAGATAAGTTCTTAGAGGCTTTTAACAAGGCGCTGAGTGGCCACCCACGATATCCCATCGAAATTAACTTCTATCAGGATGCTGAGTGGGAAGATTTTAAAAGGCTATTAAATGACTTCGAGACAGCGGCTAACAAGTAGCTACACCGGACAAAATACTCGCTGCGCTCCTATTTTCCCGGTGAGCTAGGCGTTATGCATTGCGTTCGTCTTGACGTACGTACCTATAGGCGTACACTTGATTAAAAGTTAAACACGCAAGAGGTGCGTCATGACCGGAATCACAGCAACTGAGGCGCGCAGCAACCTTTATCGGTTGATTGACGAGACCGCCGAGTCCCACCAACCAATCGTCATCATGGGTAAGCGGAACAAAGCTGTTCTGGTATCCGAAGAAGACTGGTCTGCTATTCAGGAAACACTTTACCTGCTCTCCGTACCCGGTATGCGGGAGTCTATTCGGGAAGGGATGGATACTCCCGTGGATGCATGCGATGAGGAGCTGGACTGGTGACATGGAAGTTGGTTTACACCAAGCAGGCCCAGAAAGATGCAAAAAAGTTGGCCTCCAGCGGCCTCAAACCTAAAGCCCAGGAACTGTTAGCGCTAATAGCGGAAGATCCGTACCGCAAGCCGCCTCCGTTTGAGAAGCTAATTGGTGATCTTGCGGGGGCCTATTCGCGCCGCATTAATATTCAGCATCGCCTGGTCTACCAAGTACTGGAGGACGAGCAAGTCGTGAAAGTCCTCAGACTCTGGAGCCACTACGAATAATGCATAACCAGCCGCTGTTGCCGGACAATTTTTCCACCGCTTCGCGGTTCCAAAATAGCCGCAAAGCTCCGCGTTAGGTGAAACATGAAATTCCCTCACATCAAGGGGCTAGAAGCGAGACAAGAAGGCAATGTGCCGGAGCTTCTCATGGTCAACTATGACCTTTGGACGCTACGACTCACGCTTTCGTTTCGGTCTAATGAGATAGTCTATGTCGATTTTGAGGCAGTGGAAGGCTTTCGCGTACTCGACGAAGGTCAATTACTGGAATTCTGGGGAGATGATTCTAGGGATCACTGGATATTCGAGGTCTTGGGCAATGGTTGGCTGGCAGCGGAGTCAGACCGCGAGACGGCACCACTTATCGATGAAGGCCACGAACTCAAAGAATATTTGGTAGCGGGTATCAATGATTGCGTCAGTATCCTAGATTACGGGTATCCGAAGGTGACCTATAAGACGCGAAACACCTAACCAGTGCAGGTTGTCGGACAGGTACTATGCTCCGCTCCGTACCTGCCGCAACTGCAAGCGTTATAAGGGAAGAGGCTAATGGAGGAGGATGACTGGAAGTCGGAAAGAGTCGAGGCCATTCAAGAGTCGCTAGAATTTCTCTCCACGAATGAGCAAAAATTCGAGAGGGAAAAATGGGTGGTTGCGCGGCTTCTTGAATATGCAGTAGATGAGTTTTCAGAATCATTCTTGTCCGAAGCGGACGAGCCTGCAGATGTCGCTTTTCTTGAGGCAAATTTCCAGGTTAAAGAGATTCTGGAACACGGGCGTCGCCGAAGTGACGAATATCGTAAGGCATTGTTAGTGGCCAAAAACGCAGAAGATTTTTCAGACTTGGTCAGCGACTATAATCCGAAGTTCATTTCGTTTTGCGACATAGTTGCGCGTAGCCACAGGTATGCGG
Above is a genomic segment from Marinobacter panjinensis containing:
- a CDS encoding glutathione S-transferase family protein is translated as MLVNGIWKENWQPVQAKDEEGRFIRQTSPFRNWITPDGQPGPTGEGGFKAEQGRYHLYVAYICPWASRALMARELKGLKDVIGVTVVNPRLTDQGWQFGGYPGAQEDTLNGARYMHELYTRADPDISGRATVPVLWDKHTGTIVNNESADILRMLNTAFAEIVDQGPNLYPAALADEIDRLNGYLYTNLNNGVYQAGFASSQAAYDEAYTRVFAAQDEMESQLADGRCYLFGDQLTETDIRLFVTLVRFDVAYHGLFKCNRNTLRAMPRLHAYMHRILALEGIANTVNLEHIKAGYYSIKALNPTGIVPAGPGEL
- a CDS encoding DODA-type extradiol aromatic ring-opening family dioxygenase, which translates into the protein MKNETDVLFISHGGGPMPLLGDPGHREMVDRLTELAATLRKPSAILLISAHWEEAVPTITSGANPSLIYDYYGFPPEAYTIDYPCPGEPGLAQQVCRALKQAGFRARLDDQRGFDHGLFVPLKLMYPEADIPCVQLSLVDSLDAGTHLAIGRALQALDYDNLLVIGSGFSFHNMRAFFSEQTPDIQARNQAFEDWLEQTCGDNSLQEPERAERLAHWERAPHARFCHPREEHLLPLHVCYGLANKPSDEHISAKILGKQSGMFYWRC
- the codA gene encoding cytosine deaminase, whose translation is MSECLNAIVNARLQGREGLYRLAIADGRFSAITAQHAPEEASENQLDAGGNLVAPPFVEPHIHLDAAMTAGEPRWNQSGTLFEGIECWSERKASLTRDDVIGRAEQTLKLFADNGIQHVRTHVDVTDPKLTGLKAMLEVRERMAETVDLQIVAFPQEGLWSFPQGKELMEEAVRLGADVVGGIPHFEFTRDYGVESVQWLVALAHKHDLLVDVHCDEIDDPESRFLEVLAAEALKLDYGSRVTASHTCAMGSYNDHYCSRLFRLLKQSGVHFLSMPTESLHLQGRFDGYPKRRGLTRVPELLEAGLKVAFGQDSIRDPWYPLGNGNMLRTLDVGLHACHMLGMGWIDRSLELITDNGAAALDLEEYGIEEGLPARCVILQGRSPYEVLLGQLPVLASVRDGRILVQRQG
- a CDS encoding Crp/Fnr family transcriptional regulator, which gives rise to MRDMDPLAYWQKQGPEFFRELSSFGAMPDAVIKKLLEEGRVLSLSPGDSLYSVGDRSEAFYIVLSGKVGTWMPRKDGGMTLARCHEPGDDMGFVPMIALADRPASTKADEVSVVLEISFGLFLDLHQQEPDAFGLMLLNLVRGMARSIITMATVLAEQDEQLHLVYSESQKSESE
- a CDS encoding integron integrase; the encoded protein is MSKSPFLQSVRTEIRTRQYSYRTEKTYLYWVRQFILFNDKKHPEVMGNHEIERFLNHLAVNRGVSPATQNQALCAIIFLYKNVLKREIENLHYKMSKTPRRMPTVLNPEEVASILGNMDAEYWLITALLYGCGLRISEALSLRIKDIDLKSRNLLVFNGKGRKDRYTLIPGNVRENVERQIAHSRALHESDLAEGFGLTSVPASLHKKYGPVMKDFGWQYLFPSSTRCVHPIAGYVCRHHLHHSTYARQLRQAVQASGITKRVTAHTFRHAFATELLRSGSDIRTVQEILGHSEIRTTEIYTHIIGDRRAGTVSPFDRLPGS
- a CDS encoding DUF695 domain-containing protein, with translation MTANAEEEKGIIGRVYEDGLPVIYKFVNELPQDSVRSNLSWLTVISWKYDGESNNGMPLNDENQSMIVLEDAIEDHIEKDQVLRHVYSRTGNNLKELVYYIHDQDKFLEAFNKALSGHPRYPIEINFYQDAEWEDFKRLLNDFETAANK
- a CDS encoding type II toxin-antitoxin system Phd/YefM family antitoxin, which gives rise to MTGITATEARSNLYRLIDETAESHQPIVIMGKRNKAVLVSEEDWSAIQETLYLLSVPGMRESIREGMDTPVDACDEELDW
- a CDS encoding Txe/YoeB family addiction module toxin, producing MTWKLVYTKQAQKDAKKLASSGLKPKAQELLALIAEDPYRKPPPFEKLIGDLAGAYSRRINIQHRLVYQVLEDEQVVKVLRLWSHYE
- a CDS encoding DUF1780 domain-containing protein; protein product: MEEDDWKSERVEAIQESLEFLSTNEQKFEREKWVVARLLEYAVDEFSESFLSEADEPADVAFLEANFQVKEILEHGRRRSDEYRKALLVAKNAEDFSDLVSDYNPKFISFCDIVARSHRYAESLVRKYGPREREKLDLVCYFNFNHHHETPPEKSLEVTHLFRSFAIVSNRYRAVIYATEDAPAFLRESVGKVWDIAGEQVPL